DNA from Paludisphaera mucosa:
CTGCGAAAAGTCCACCGTCGCCGATGCAGACGCAGAAGCCGCCGCGCCGGCCGGCCGGATCGTCAGCTTGTAGACCGGCGAGGACGACGCGGACGTGCCGGGGTCGCCGAGGTAGACCATCTGGAAGTAGTGGTCGCCCGGAGCGAGAGCGGTCGTCGCCAGGGTCGCGGCGATCCGGCCCCCCGCGTCGGCCGCGACCTGCTCGAACGCGATCGGCCGGCCGCCGTCCAGGAACATGACGCCGCCGAAGGGAAGGATGACGGTCCCGGAATATCCGACGAACGCCGTCAGAGTCACGAGCGAGCCCGCCGCCGCCTCGGTGGGGAGCGCGACCGACAGGCTCGACGACCCGCGCACCACGGTCAGCGGGGCGGCGGACGACGCCGCCCCGAAGCGGACGCCGTCGCCGTCGTACGAGGCCGTCACCCCGTGGGCGCCGACCGCGAGCGTGGTGGGGAGCGAGAACGTCGCCCGGCCGTCGACCAGCGGGGCGGTCCATTCATTCGACTCGATCGCCAGGCGGATCGTCCCGCCGGGCGTCGCGCCGCCGGCCATCGCCGAGCCCGCGACGACGACGATCCGGAGCGGGTCGCCGACCCGCCGAGGGTTGTCATACTCGTGGATGACCAGATCGACCTTTTGCGGCACGACGGCGAGGCTCGCCGCGTCGGAGGTCGCGACGACGCCCCCGTGCGCCGTGAACGCCGCCCGGAATCGCTTGCCGGAGTCGCCAGGCCCGGCCCGGAACGCGAGGACGAGTCCGTTCGCGCCGGGGACGTCGGCCCACGTGAGGCCGCCGTCGCCGCTGACCTGCCATCGCGCCGAGGCGAAGGCCCCGCGGGCCTCGGCGGTGAACGTGGCGACGGCGTCGACGAGCACCGCCTGTTCGGCGGGCGAGACGGTCGCCCCGGCCCGCGCGTCGAGGTAGGCGTACACGACGCCTCGCGAGTGGCCGTCGACCGTGGCGGGCCGGAAGGCCGTGACGAACAGGACGCCGCCGGCCGCGAAGGTCGTCGCGCCGAAGTTGTCCTCCGCCGCGCCGCCGGCCTCCGTCAGCCGCGCGACGTACGACCACGACGCGCCGGATCGCTCGAAGACGTGCACGGCTCCTTCGCGCCTCAGGCCGTCCACGGCGGCCTCGTGCGCCGTGGCGACGATCGTCGCCCCGTCGGGGGTGAAAGCGAGCTTGGCGCCCCCGAGCGTGCCGGAGCCGACCGGGTCGTCGGCGTAGGCGTCGGGCGGGGTCAGGACGTCGGTCCGCGTCCACGTCGAGCCCGATCGGCTCAGGACGAGGATCGCCGGCCGCGCGTCGGTCGCGGCGGCGCCGACCGTCGCCCCGGCGATCGCAGTCGCCCCGTCGGGGCTGAGGGCGGCCCGGCCGCTGAGCGACAGGACGCCGCCGAAGGTCCTCGCGTTGAGGAAGAGGTCCCGCGTCCAGACGCCCGCCGTCGCGGAATAGATCGCGGCCAGGCCCCCGCTCGGCGGCGTCAGCGCGGAGATCAGCAGCGTGGCGCCGTCGGCGGCGAGCTCGACCCCCACCGTGGCGTCGACGGCGACGGTCGTCCCCTCGGCCGGTTCGAGCTCGGTCGCCTGCGTCCAGCCGTCGTCCCCGCGGGCGAAGACGTAGGCCGAGACCTTGTTGGGGAGCTGCGCGGCCCCGCCGCCGCGCTCGGCCCCGACCGCGACGACCCGGCCGTCGCCGCTGATCGAGGTCGAGTATCCGAAGCGATCGCTCGCGCGGCCGTCGGACGCGGTCAAGATCCGGGCGAGCGCCCACTCTGCGCCGGTGCGCGCGTAGACGTAGACGGCCCCCTGCGACGTCCGGCCGCCGACGGCCGTCAACGGCGCCCCGACCGCGAGCGTCGAGCCGTCGGCGCTCATGGCGACGTCGAAGCCGAAGTACTGGGCCTCGGGCGCCCAGAGCCGGGCGGTGAGCGACCAGGCGTCGCCCGACCGGACGAAGACCGAGACCGATCCCGACCCGCCGGCCGTCGGGTCGACGACGCCCTGGTACGCGCCGACGGCGAGCACGCCGCCGTCGGCGGACGCCGAGATCGACTGGCCGAAGCCGTCGTCGAGCCCCGCCGTCAGCGAGGTCAGCAGTTCGAACGGCTGGCTCGCCGGCCCGGCGTCGAACGCGGAGAGCGAGCCTCCGGGGGCGTCCGACGCCGCGATCGACGGCGGCGGGGCCGAGGCGGTCGAGCCCGCGGCGCCGATCGCCCCGGCCGCGCCCGATGGGACCTCCGCCCCCGCCGGCCCGACCGTCAGGACGTACACGCCCGAAGACGTGGCGAGGGTCCGGTAATTCCCCAGGTAGACGAGCTGCAAGTAATGCGGGCCCGCCGCGAGCTGAGCCGTGCTGAACGTCGCCACGTAGGCGCCTTCGGCCTGTCGGACGAGCTGTTCGAAGCCGATCGGCTGCCCGCCGTCCAGGAACATGACCCCGCCGGGCGTCGCGTAACCCTCGGGCGCCCATTGGACCACGGCGGCGGTCAACGTCACGGTC
Protein-coding regions in this window:
- a CDS encoding Ig-like domain repeat protein, with the translated sequence MTRRDLGPALSPRRSAGRRPPRRMRPTLEPMEVRLAPAFGLTAGPPGLADLAASATLGATASFTVVDQPGDVDVYVGQTAVFAASADAPGLSVAWQSSDDGGATWLDVAGGDRAVTIGGTTRTWLDMATQPGRSGRQVRAVFAGGDPADVAASDPATLDLQPAPSTIAVALGANPRRIGEAMTITVGVSTGVPGLAAPDGGVVRVSVGPLQLTATLVGGQAAFDLPDTLDPGTYAFHASYGGDAYAGAVEADLDPLVVQNGASRMSVAIPSQSAFGSTVTLTAAVVQWAPEGYATPGGVMFLDGGQPIGFEQLVRQAEGAYVATFSTAQLAAGPHYLQLVYLGNYRTLATSSGVYVLTVGPAGAEVPSGAAGAIGAAGSTASAPPPSIAASDAPGGSLSAFDAGPASQPFELLTSLTAGLDDGFGQSISASADGGVLAVGAYQGVVDPTAGGSGSVSVFVRSGDAWSLTARLWAPEAQYFGFDVAMSADGSTLAVGAPLTAVGGRTSQGAVYVYARTGAEWALARILTASDGRASDRFGYSTSISGDGRVVAVGAERGGGAAQLPNKVSAYVFARGDDGWTQATELEPAEGTTVAVDATVGVELAADGATLLISALTPPSGGLAAIYSATAGVWTRDLFLNARTFGGVLSLSGRAALSPDGATAIAGATVGAAATDARPAILVLSRSGSTWTRTDVLTPPDAYADDPVGSGTLGGAKLAFTPDGATIVATAHEAAVDGLRREGAVHVFERSGASWSYVARLTEAGGAAEDNFGATTFAAGGVLFVTAFRPATVDGHSRGVVYAYLDARAGATVSPAEQAVLVDAVATFTAEARGAFASARWQVSGDGGLTWADVPGANGLVLAFRAGPGDSGKRFRAAFTAHGGVVATSDAASLAVVPQKVDLVIHEYDNPRRVGDPLRIVVVAGSAMAGGATPGGTIRLAIESNEWTAPLVDGRATFSLPTTLAVGAHGVTASYDGDGVRFGAASSAAPLTVVRGSSSLSVALPTEAAAGSLVTLTAFVGYSGTVILPFGGVMFLDGGRPIAFEQVAADAGGRIAATLATTALAPGDHYFQMVYLGDPGTSASSSPVYKLTIRPAGAAASASASATVDFSQKSNDSPATYVLKSSATLMNVSDSTTRPPAWPAGPPAGIFRGRMRTFDAARPRARVRQAHTGLGPKHSDI